Proteins encoded in a region of the Strix uralensis isolate ZFMK-TIS-50842 unplaced genomic scaffold, bStrUra1 scaffold_227, whole genome shotgun sequence genome:
- the LOC141938657 gene encoding uncharacterized protein LOC141938657 isoform X1, producing MAAAAGGGVCPGGGAAVEEECEVVRVRVKKSEGLMPPEFRSFAVDPQITSLDVLQHILARAFDLQGKKSFSVSFAARDPQGQETFVPLLSDGDLAAAFACARPALRLRLDVRPPAESPLLEDWDIISPREVAAAEPLPERRSLLAAALPFTQALLAQVGRTLARAQAALAWPEGSPPSPPLPPPPCAPLSDADLRAYLGPGGRLLRPHDLRLHVYHGGVEPGLRKVVWRYLLNVFPAGLSGQERLAHLRQKAGEYAALKALLAARAAPAELALVGAAVRKDVVRTDRGHPYFGGPEEGHPHLAALQALLTTFALGHPRLSYCQGMSDVAAPLLAVLDDEAQAFLCFCALMRRLGPRFRPGGRGLARAFAHLRRLLRRADPPFWAFLAARGAHDLLFCYRWLLLELKREFAFEDALRVLEITWSSLPPAPPPPPDGVPLLGAPLGPRRARRGLRERRGLRPRPPRRRRRQQRESEAPAEAGSGRGDHEACGEEQEGPGSASGVQDGSKASADVPEAPTSSGNDQEKTKSSGNVQESPESSETIQEGPKSFEDDPKVIESSSNVQVGSKSAGGIHEKPEVFGGVQVSPDSSWNDKEDPKISRDVCSSAEVPGDGQGSLKASGEIQGGAKVPRGIREDPKVPCDGGQDSEGLKDVGEDSNVSKEVDQDPGVPKKVSKGASAFKEMGEQLNVRGMVCGDPDVCKKTDKDPNTSADSFVSKKTREGHDISEKGREELNVLEKVGDEHGVCRRIEGDPDVVREIDRDPKEISEDPEVPKEVADTLKEVDNAPNLPREVGEDPRETLATAVVQLVVAEPGGPGGSWAKRGCGVACLVRDSPRRSYFIRLYCLAAGSLWWEQELHGEMGYAAPAPFFHTFASHEGPAGLNFADEGEAAAFEGLVQERLRRRQQRAEKRQLPPPPPPSDERRGSLPRAPMATADGSAPPLPAVPIANPDITASRYRGLPSPTGPTAGPTASPTASEQKKGRKKISKADIGAPSGFKHVGHIGWDPNNGFDVAALDPALRALFARAGISEAQLADAETSRLIHDFIQGRGGLQAVREEMRRQGPPPPPGRGGTPPPPPPPAGPSRGRSGPLPPPPPPGGPPPPPRGGPPAAPPTRPVAPPPGRGPAPPGAAAAPPPPPPPPPPPPPGGGAGGSPAPPPARGALLDQIRQGVTLNKTPEAPEGGGGSPGAGGLVGALMDVMQKRSRVIHSSDEAEDGEDEDEDDEWDD from the exons atggcggctgcggcggggggcggggtTTGTCCCGGGGGCGGGGCTGCGGTGGAGGAGGAGTGTGAGGTGGTGCGCGTGCGCGTCAAG AAGAGCGAGGGGCTGATGCCGCCTGAGTTCCGCTCCTTCGCCGTCGACCCCCAGATCACATCGCTGGACGTGCTGCAGCACATCCTGGCCCGTGCCTTCGACCTCCAGGG GAAGAAGAGCTTCTCAGTCAGCTTCGCGGCCCGTGACCCCCAGGGCCAGGAAACCTTCGTACCATTGCTGAGCGATGGGGACCTGGCGGCTGCCTTTGCCTGTGCCCGGCCCGCCCTGCGCCTGCGCCTCGATGTCCGGCCCCCCGCCGAAA GCCCGCTGCTGGAGGACTGGGACATCATCAGCCCCcgggaggtggcagcagcagagcccctCCCCGAGCGCCGCTCACTCctggctgcagcactgccctTCACCCAGGCCCTGCTGGCACAG GTGGGCCGGACACTGGCCCGGGCGCAGGCAGCCCTGGCATGGCCTGAGGGGTCCCCTCCCTCGCCCCCTCTGCCGCCGCCCCCCTGCGCCCCCCTGAGTGACGCTGACCTCCGCGCCTACCTGGGCCCCGGTGGGCGGCTGCTGCGGCCCCACGACCTGCGTCTCCACGTCTACCACGGTGGCGTCGAGCCTGGCCTGCGTAAG GTGGTCTGGCGGTACCTGCTGAATGTCTTCCCGGCGGGGCTGTCGGGGCAGGAGCGGCTGGCCCACCTGCGGCAGAAGGCGGGCGAGTACGCGGCGCTGAAGGCCCTGCTGGCCGCCCGGGCAGCCCCAGCCGAGCTGGCGCTGGTGGGCGCCGCCGTGCGCAAGGACGTGGTGCGCACTGACCGGGGCCACCCCTACTTTGGGGGCCCTGAGGAGGGACACCCCCACCTGGCTGCGCTGCAGGCCCTGCTCACCACCTTCGCGCTGGGCCACCCGCGCCTCTCCTACTGCCAGGGCATGTCGGACGTGGCCGCCCCGCTGCTGGCCGTGCTGGATGACGAGGCCCAGGCCTTCCTCTGCTTCTGCGCCCTCATGCGCCGCCTGGGTCCCCGCTTCCGCCCCGGCGGCCGGGGGCTGGCCCGCGCCTTCGCCCACCTCCGGCGCCTCCTGCGCCGCGCCGACCCCCCTTTCTGGGCCTTCCTGGCCGCCCGCGGCGCTCACGACTTGCTTTTCTGCTaccgctggctgctgctggagctcaAGCGGGAGTTCGCCTTTGAGGATGCCCTGCGGGTGCTGGAAATCACCTGGAGCTCGCTGccacccgccccgccgccccccccggaCGGCGTACCCCTCCTGGGTGCCCCCCTGGGGCCCCGCCGGGCTCGCCGAGGGCTGCGTGAGCGACGCGGgctgcggccccggcccccgcgccgGCGGCGCCGGCAGCAGAGGGAGAGCGAGGCCCCTGCAGAGGCGGGCAGCGGTCGAGGCGACCACGAGGCGTGcggagaggagcaggagggtcCCGGAAGCGCCAGCGGCGTCCAAGACGGTTCCAAAGCCTCCGCAGATGTCCCAGAGGCACCCACGAGCTCTGGCAATGATCAAGAGAAAACGAAGAGCTCTGGAAACGTCCAAGAGAGTCCAGAGAGCTCCGAAACCATCCAGGAGGGTCCCAAGAGCTTTGAGGACGACCCAAAGGTTATTGAGAGCTCCAGCAATGTCCAGGTTGGCTCCAAGAGCGCTGGGGGCATCCATGAGAAGCCTGAGGTCTTTGGGGGTGTCCAAGTTAGTCCTGACAGCTCCTGGAACGACAAAGAGGATCCAAAGATTTCCCGAGATGTCTGCAGCAGTGCCGAGGTTCCTGGGGATGGCCAGGGCAGCCTTAAGGCCTCCGGCGAGATCCAGGGTGGTGCTAAGGTCCCGAGGGGTATCCGAGAGGATCCCAAAGTCCCCTGTGATGGTGGTCAAGACTCCGAAGGCCTCAAGGATGTCGGAGAAGACAGCAATGTTTCTAAGGAGGTTGACCAAGACCCTGGCGTTCCGAAGAAAGTCAGCAAAGGCGCCAGTGCTTTCAAGGAGATGGGTGAACAACTAAACGTCCGCGGGATGGTTTGTGGAGACCCTGATGTCTGCAAGAAGACTGACAAAGATCCTAATACAAGCGCTGATTCCTTCGTGTCCAAGAAGACTCGCGAAGGTCACGATATCTCCGAGAAGGGACGTGAAGAGTTGAACGTGCTGGAAAAGGTTGGTGATGAGCACGGCGTTTGCAGGAGGATTGAGGGAGACCCTGACGTGGTCAGAGAGATTGACAGAGATCCCAAAGAGATCAGTGAAGATCCAGAGGTCCCAAAAGAGGTTGCTGACACCCTCAAAGAGGTTGACAACGCCCCCAACTTGCCCAGAGAGGTTGGTGAAGACCCCAGAGAG ACGCTGGCGACGGCAGTGGTGCAGCTGGTGGTGGCGGAgccggggggcccgggggggtccTGGGCCAAGCGGGGCTGCGGCGTCGCCTGCCTGGTGCGGGACAGCCCCCGCCGCTCCTACTTCATTCGTCTCTACTGCCTGGCC GCCGGGAGCCTGtggtgggagcaggagctgcacGGGGAGATGGGCTACGCTGCCCCCGCCCCCTTCTTCCACACCTTCGCTTCCCAC GAGGGTCCGGCAGGGCTGAACTTTGCGGACGAGGGGGAGGCGGCCGCCTTCGAGGGGCTGGTCCAGGAGCGGCTGCGCCGGCGACAGCAGCGGGCGG aGAAGCGGCAGCTCCcgcccccgccaccccccagcGATG AGCGCCGCGGGAGCCTGCCCCGGGCCCCTATGGCCACCGCCGACGGCAGCG CCCCCCCACTCCCGGCCGTGCCTATCGCCAACCCCGACATCACGGCATCCCGCTACCGGGGGCTGCCCAGTCCCACGGGGCCCACGGCGGGACCCACGGCGAGCCCCACAGCCAGTGAACAGAAGAAAGGCCGCAAGAAGATCTCCAAGGCTGACATCGGGGCCCCTTCCGGCTTCAA GCACGTCGGTCACATCGGCTGGGACCCCAACAACGGCTTTGAT GTGGCGGCGCTGGACCCTGCCCTGCGGGCGCTCTTCGCCCGGGCTGGCATCAGCGAGGCGCAACTGGCCGACGCCGAGACCTCCCGCCTCATCCACGACTTCATCCAGGGCCGGGGCGGGCTGCAGGCCGTGCGGGAGGAGATGCGCCGGCAGG GtccccctcccccgccgggccgggggggcaccccgcccccccccccaccccccgccggACCCTCCCGCGGCCGCTCGGGGCCgttgcccccgcccccccctccagggggccccccgccccccccccgcgggggtCCCCCCGCTGCCCCGCCCACCCGGCCCGTCGCCCCGCccccgggccgcggccccgcccctccgggtgctgccgcggccccgccccctcccccgcctcccccacccccgccgccccccggcggcggcgccggcggctcccccgccccccccccggcccggggggctcTGCTGGACCAGATCCGCCAGGGCGTGACCCTGAACAAG acccccgaGGCCCCCGAGGGCGGTGGTGGCAGCCCCGGTgcgggggggctggtgggggcccTGATGGACGTCATGCAGAAGCGCAGCAGAGTCATCCACTCCTCGG aCGAGGCTGAGGACGgcgaggatgaggatgaggacgACGAGTGGGACGACTga
- the LOC141938657 gene encoding uncharacterized protein LOC141938657 isoform X2 has product MAAAAGGGVCPGGGAAVEEECEVVRVRVKKSEGLMPPEFRSFAVDPQITSLDVLQHILARAFDLQGKKSFSVSFAARDPQGQETFVPLLSDGDLAAAFACARPALRLRLDVRPPAESPLLEDWDIISPREVAAAEPLPERRSLLAAALPFTQALLAQVGRTLARAQAALAWPEGSPPSPPLPPPPCAPLSDADLRAYLGPGGRLLRPHDLRLHVYHGGVEPGLRKVVWRYLLNVFPAGLSGQERLAHLRQKAGEYAALKALLAARAAPAELALVGAAVRKDVVRTDRGHPYFGGPEEGHPHLAALQALLTTFALGHPRLSYCQGMSDVAAPLLAVLDDEAQAFLCFCALMRRLGPRFRPGGRGLARAFAHLRRLLRRADPPFWAFLAARGAHDLLFCYRWLLLELKREFAFEDALRVLEITWSSLPPAPPPPPDGVPLLGAPLGPRRARRGLRERRGLRPRPPRRRRRQQRESEAPAEAGSGRGDHEACGEEQEGPGSASGVQDGSKASADVPEAPTSSGNDQEKTKSSGNVQESPESSETIQEGPKSFEDDPKVIESSSNVQVGSKSAGGIHEKPEVFGGVQVSPDSSWNDKEDPKISRDVCSSAEVPGDGQGSLKASGEIQGGAKVPRGIREDPKVPCDGGQDSEGLKDVGEDSNVSKEVDQDPGVPKKVSKGASAFKEMGEQLNVRGMVCGDPDVCKKTDKDPNTSADSFVSKKTREGHDISEKGREELNVLEKVGDEHGVCRRIEGDPDVVREIDRDPKEISEDPEVPKEVADTLKEVDNAPNLPREVGEDPRETLATAVVQLVVAEPGGPGGSWAKRGCGVACLVRDSPRRSYFIRLYCLAEGPAGLNFADEGEAAAFEGLVQERLRRRQQRAEKRQLPPPPPPSDERRGSLPRAPMATADGSAPPLPAVPIANPDITASRYRGLPSPTGPTAGPTASPTASEQKKGRKKISKADIGAPSGFKHVGHIGWDPNNGFDVAALDPALRALFARAGISEAQLADAETSRLIHDFIQGRGGLQAVREEMRRQGPPPPPGRGGTPPPPPPPAGPSRGRSGPLPPPPPPGGPPPPPRGGPPAAPPTRPVAPPPGRGPAPPGAAAAPPPPPPPPPPPPPGGGAGGSPAPPPARGALLDQIRQGVTLNKTPEAPEGGGGSPGAGGLVGALMDVMQKRSRVIHSSDEAEDGEDEDEDDEWDD; this is encoded by the exons atggcggctgcggcggggggcggggtTTGTCCCGGGGGCGGGGCTGCGGTGGAGGAGGAGTGTGAGGTGGTGCGCGTGCGCGTCAAG AAGAGCGAGGGGCTGATGCCGCCTGAGTTCCGCTCCTTCGCCGTCGACCCCCAGATCACATCGCTGGACGTGCTGCAGCACATCCTGGCCCGTGCCTTCGACCTCCAGGG GAAGAAGAGCTTCTCAGTCAGCTTCGCGGCCCGTGACCCCCAGGGCCAGGAAACCTTCGTACCATTGCTGAGCGATGGGGACCTGGCGGCTGCCTTTGCCTGTGCCCGGCCCGCCCTGCGCCTGCGCCTCGATGTCCGGCCCCCCGCCGAAA GCCCGCTGCTGGAGGACTGGGACATCATCAGCCCCcgggaggtggcagcagcagagcccctCCCCGAGCGCCGCTCACTCctggctgcagcactgccctTCACCCAGGCCCTGCTGGCACAG GTGGGCCGGACACTGGCCCGGGCGCAGGCAGCCCTGGCATGGCCTGAGGGGTCCCCTCCCTCGCCCCCTCTGCCGCCGCCCCCCTGCGCCCCCCTGAGTGACGCTGACCTCCGCGCCTACCTGGGCCCCGGTGGGCGGCTGCTGCGGCCCCACGACCTGCGTCTCCACGTCTACCACGGTGGCGTCGAGCCTGGCCTGCGTAAG GTGGTCTGGCGGTACCTGCTGAATGTCTTCCCGGCGGGGCTGTCGGGGCAGGAGCGGCTGGCCCACCTGCGGCAGAAGGCGGGCGAGTACGCGGCGCTGAAGGCCCTGCTGGCCGCCCGGGCAGCCCCAGCCGAGCTGGCGCTGGTGGGCGCCGCCGTGCGCAAGGACGTGGTGCGCACTGACCGGGGCCACCCCTACTTTGGGGGCCCTGAGGAGGGACACCCCCACCTGGCTGCGCTGCAGGCCCTGCTCACCACCTTCGCGCTGGGCCACCCGCGCCTCTCCTACTGCCAGGGCATGTCGGACGTGGCCGCCCCGCTGCTGGCCGTGCTGGATGACGAGGCCCAGGCCTTCCTCTGCTTCTGCGCCCTCATGCGCCGCCTGGGTCCCCGCTTCCGCCCCGGCGGCCGGGGGCTGGCCCGCGCCTTCGCCCACCTCCGGCGCCTCCTGCGCCGCGCCGACCCCCCTTTCTGGGCCTTCCTGGCCGCCCGCGGCGCTCACGACTTGCTTTTCTGCTaccgctggctgctgctggagctcaAGCGGGAGTTCGCCTTTGAGGATGCCCTGCGGGTGCTGGAAATCACCTGGAGCTCGCTGccacccgccccgccgccccccccggaCGGCGTACCCCTCCTGGGTGCCCCCCTGGGGCCCCGCCGGGCTCGCCGAGGGCTGCGTGAGCGACGCGGgctgcggccccggcccccgcgccgGCGGCGCCGGCAGCAGAGGGAGAGCGAGGCCCCTGCAGAGGCGGGCAGCGGTCGAGGCGACCACGAGGCGTGcggagaggagcaggagggtcCCGGAAGCGCCAGCGGCGTCCAAGACGGTTCCAAAGCCTCCGCAGATGTCCCAGAGGCACCCACGAGCTCTGGCAATGATCAAGAGAAAACGAAGAGCTCTGGAAACGTCCAAGAGAGTCCAGAGAGCTCCGAAACCATCCAGGAGGGTCCCAAGAGCTTTGAGGACGACCCAAAGGTTATTGAGAGCTCCAGCAATGTCCAGGTTGGCTCCAAGAGCGCTGGGGGCATCCATGAGAAGCCTGAGGTCTTTGGGGGTGTCCAAGTTAGTCCTGACAGCTCCTGGAACGACAAAGAGGATCCAAAGATTTCCCGAGATGTCTGCAGCAGTGCCGAGGTTCCTGGGGATGGCCAGGGCAGCCTTAAGGCCTCCGGCGAGATCCAGGGTGGTGCTAAGGTCCCGAGGGGTATCCGAGAGGATCCCAAAGTCCCCTGTGATGGTGGTCAAGACTCCGAAGGCCTCAAGGATGTCGGAGAAGACAGCAATGTTTCTAAGGAGGTTGACCAAGACCCTGGCGTTCCGAAGAAAGTCAGCAAAGGCGCCAGTGCTTTCAAGGAGATGGGTGAACAACTAAACGTCCGCGGGATGGTTTGTGGAGACCCTGATGTCTGCAAGAAGACTGACAAAGATCCTAATACAAGCGCTGATTCCTTCGTGTCCAAGAAGACTCGCGAAGGTCACGATATCTCCGAGAAGGGACGTGAAGAGTTGAACGTGCTGGAAAAGGTTGGTGATGAGCACGGCGTTTGCAGGAGGATTGAGGGAGACCCTGACGTGGTCAGAGAGATTGACAGAGATCCCAAAGAGATCAGTGAAGATCCAGAGGTCCCAAAAGAGGTTGCTGACACCCTCAAAGAGGTTGACAACGCCCCCAACTTGCCCAGAGAGGTTGGTGAAGACCCCAGAGAG ACGCTGGCGACGGCAGTGGTGCAGCTGGTGGTGGCGGAgccggggggcccgggggggtccTGGGCCAAGCGGGGCTGCGGCGTCGCCTGCCTGGTGCGGGACAGCCCCCGCCGCTCCTACTTCATTCGTCTCTACTGCCTGGCC GAGGGTCCGGCAGGGCTGAACTTTGCGGACGAGGGGGAGGCGGCCGCCTTCGAGGGGCTGGTCCAGGAGCGGCTGCGCCGGCGACAGCAGCGGGCGG aGAAGCGGCAGCTCCcgcccccgccaccccccagcGATG AGCGCCGCGGGAGCCTGCCCCGGGCCCCTATGGCCACCGCCGACGGCAGCG CCCCCCCACTCCCGGCCGTGCCTATCGCCAACCCCGACATCACGGCATCCCGCTACCGGGGGCTGCCCAGTCCCACGGGGCCCACGGCGGGACCCACGGCGAGCCCCACAGCCAGTGAACAGAAGAAAGGCCGCAAGAAGATCTCCAAGGCTGACATCGGGGCCCCTTCCGGCTTCAA GCACGTCGGTCACATCGGCTGGGACCCCAACAACGGCTTTGAT GTGGCGGCGCTGGACCCTGCCCTGCGGGCGCTCTTCGCCCGGGCTGGCATCAGCGAGGCGCAACTGGCCGACGCCGAGACCTCCCGCCTCATCCACGACTTCATCCAGGGCCGGGGCGGGCTGCAGGCCGTGCGGGAGGAGATGCGCCGGCAGG GtccccctcccccgccgggccgggggggcaccccgcccccccccccaccccccgccggACCCTCCCGCGGCCGCTCGGGGCCgttgcccccgcccccccctccagggggccccccgccccccccccgcgggggtCCCCCCGCTGCCCCGCCCACCCGGCCCGTCGCCCCGCccccgggccgcggccccgcccctccgggtgctgccgcggccccgccccctcccccgcctcccccacccccgccgccccccggcggcggcgccggcggctcccccgccccccccccggcccggggggctcTGCTGGACCAGATCCGCCAGGGCGTGACCCTGAACAAG acccccgaGGCCCCCGAGGGCGGTGGTGGCAGCCCCGGTgcgggggggctggtgggggcccTGATGGACGTCATGCAGAAGCGCAGCAGAGTCATCCACTCCTCGG aCGAGGCTGAGGACGgcgaggatgaggatgaggacgACGAGTGGGACGACTga
- the LOC141938657 gene encoding uncharacterized protein LOC141938657 isoform X3 — MPPEFRSFAVDPQITSLDVLQHILARAFDLQGKKSFSVSFAARDPQGQETFVPLLSDGDLAAAFACARPALRLRLDVRPPAESPLLEDWDIISPREVAAAEPLPERRSLLAAALPFTQALLAQVGRTLARAQAALAWPEGSPPSPPLPPPPCAPLSDADLRAYLGPGGRLLRPHDLRLHVYHGGVEPGLRKVVWRYLLNVFPAGLSGQERLAHLRQKAGEYAALKALLAARAAPAELALVGAAVRKDVVRTDRGHPYFGGPEEGHPHLAALQALLTTFALGHPRLSYCQGMSDVAAPLLAVLDDEAQAFLCFCALMRRLGPRFRPGGRGLARAFAHLRRLLRRADPPFWAFLAARGAHDLLFCYRWLLLELKREFAFEDALRVLEITWSSLPPAPPPPPDGVPLLGAPLGPRRARRGLRERRGLRPRPPRRRRRQQRESEAPAEAGSGRGDHEACGEEQEGPGSASGVQDGSKASADVPEAPTSSGNDQEKTKSSGNVQESPESSETIQEGPKSFEDDPKVIESSSNVQVGSKSAGGIHEKPEVFGGVQVSPDSSWNDKEDPKISRDVCSSAEVPGDGQGSLKASGEIQGGAKVPRGIREDPKVPCDGGQDSEGLKDVGEDSNVSKEVDQDPGVPKKVSKGASAFKEMGEQLNVRGMVCGDPDVCKKTDKDPNTSADSFVSKKTREGHDISEKGREELNVLEKVGDEHGVCRRIEGDPDVVREIDRDPKEISEDPEVPKEVADTLKEVDNAPNLPREVGEDPRETLATAVVQLVVAEPGGPGGSWAKRGCGVACLVRDSPRRSYFIRLYCLAAGSLWWEQELHGEMGYAAPAPFFHTFASHEGPAGLNFADEGEAAAFEGLVQERLRRRQQRAEKRQLPPPPPPSDERRGSLPRAPMATADGSAPPLPAVPIANPDITASRYRGLPSPTGPTAGPTASPTASEQKKGRKKISKADIGAPSGFKHVGHIGWDPNNGFDVAALDPALRALFARAGISEAQLADAETSRLIHDFIQGRGGLQAVREEMRRQGPPPPPGRGGTPPPPPPPAGPSRGRSGPLPPPPPPGGPPPPPRGGPPAAPPTRPVAPPPGRGPAPPGAAAAPPPPPPPPPPPPPGGGAGGSPAPPPARGALLDQIRQGVTLNKTPEAPEGGGGSPGAGGLVGALMDVMQKRSRVIHSSDEAEDGEDEDEDDEWDD; from the exons ATGCCGCCTGAGTTCCGCTCCTTCGCCGTCGACCCCCAGATCACATCGCTGGACGTGCTGCAGCACATCCTGGCCCGTGCCTTCGACCTCCAGGG GAAGAAGAGCTTCTCAGTCAGCTTCGCGGCCCGTGACCCCCAGGGCCAGGAAACCTTCGTACCATTGCTGAGCGATGGGGACCTGGCGGCTGCCTTTGCCTGTGCCCGGCCCGCCCTGCGCCTGCGCCTCGATGTCCGGCCCCCCGCCGAAA GCCCGCTGCTGGAGGACTGGGACATCATCAGCCCCcgggaggtggcagcagcagagcccctCCCCGAGCGCCGCTCACTCctggctgcagcactgccctTCACCCAGGCCCTGCTGGCACAG GTGGGCCGGACACTGGCCCGGGCGCAGGCAGCCCTGGCATGGCCTGAGGGGTCCCCTCCCTCGCCCCCTCTGCCGCCGCCCCCCTGCGCCCCCCTGAGTGACGCTGACCTCCGCGCCTACCTGGGCCCCGGTGGGCGGCTGCTGCGGCCCCACGACCTGCGTCTCCACGTCTACCACGGTGGCGTCGAGCCTGGCCTGCGTAAG GTGGTCTGGCGGTACCTGCTGAATGTCTTCCCGGCGGGGCTGTCGGGGCAGGAGCGGCTGGCCCACCTGCGGCAGAAGGCGGGCGAGTACGCGGCGCTGAAGGCCCTGCTGGCCGCCCGGGCAGCCCCAGCCGAGCTGGCGCTGGTGGGCGCCGCCGTGCGCAAGGACGTGGTGCGCACTGACCGGGGCCACCCCTACTTTGGGGGCCCTGAGGAGGGACACCCCCACCTGGCTGCGCTGCAGGCCCTGCTCACCACCTTCGCGCTGGGCCACCCGCGCCTCTCCTACTGCCAGGGCATGTCGGACGTGGCCGCCCCGCTGCTGGCCGTGCTGGATGACGAGGCCCAGGCCTTCCTCTGCTTCTGCGCCCTCATGCGCCGCCTGGGTCCCCGCTTCCGCCCCGGCGGCCGGGGGCTGGCCCGCGCCTTCGCCCACCTCCGGCGCCTCCTGCGCCGCGCCGACCCCCCTTTCTGGGCCTTCCTGGCCGCCCGCGGCGCTCACGACTTGCTTTTCTGCTaccgctggctgctgctggagctcaAGCGGGAGTTCGCCTTTGAGGATGCCCTGCGGGTGCTGGAAATCACCTGGAGCTCGCTGccacccgccccgccgccccccccggaCGGCGTACCCCTCCTGGGTGCCCCCCTGGGGCCCCGCCGGGCTCGCCGAGGGCTGCGTGAGCGACGCGGgctgcggccccggcccccgcgccgGCGGCGCCGGCAGCAGAGGGAGAGCGAGGCCCCTGCAGAGGCGGGCAGCGGTCGAGGCGACCACGAGGCGTGcggagaggagcaggagggtcCCGGAAGCGCCAGCGGCGTCCAAGACGGTTCCAAAGCCTCCGCAGATGTCCCAGAGGCACCCACGAGCTCTGGCAATGATCAAGAGAAAACGAAGAGCTCTGGAAACGTCCAAGAGAGTCCAGAGAGCTCCGAAACCATCCAGGAGGGTCCCAAGAGCTTTGAGGACGACCCAAAGGTTATTGAGAGCTCCAGCAATGTCCAGGTTGGCTCCAAGAGCGCTGGGGGCATCCATGAGAAGCCTGAGGTCTTTGGGGGTGTCCAAGTTAGTCCTGACAGCTCCTGGAACGACAAAGAGGATCCAAAGATTTCCCGAGATGTCTGCAGCAGTGCCGAGGTTCCTGGGGATGGCCAGGGCAGCCTTAAGGCCTCCGGCGAGATCCAGGGTGGTGCTAAGGTCCCGAGGGGTATCCGAGAGGATCCCAAAGTCCCCTGTGATGGTGGTCAAGACTCCGAAGGCCTCAAGGATGTCGGAGAAGACAGCAATGTTTCTAAGGAGGTTGACCAAGACCCTGGCGTTCCGAAGAAAGTCAGCAAAGGCGCCAGTGCTTTCAAGGAGATGGGTGAACAACTAAACGTCCGCGGGATGGTTTGTGGAGACCCTGATGTCTGCAAGAAGACTGACAAAGATCCTAATACAAGCGCTGATTCCTTCGTGTCCAAGAAGACTCGCGAAGGTCACGATATCTCCGAGAAGGGACGTGAAGAGTTGAACGTGCTGGAAAAGGTTGGTGATGAGCACGGCGTTTGCAGGAGGATTGAGGGAGACCCTGACGTGGTCAGAGAGATTGACAGAGATCCCAAAGAGATCAGTGAAGATCCAGAGGTCCCAAAAGAGGTTGCTGACACCCTCAAAGAGGTTGACAACGCCCCCAACTTGCCCAGAGAGGTTGGTGAAGACCCCAGAGAG ACGCTGGCGACGGCAGTGGTGCAGCTGGTGGTGGCGGAgccggggggcccgggggggtccTGGGCCAAGCGGGGCTGCGGCGTCGCCTGCCTGGTGCGGGACAGCCCCCGCCGCTCCTACTTCATTCGTCTCTACTGCCTGGCC GCCGGGAGCCTGtggtgggagcaggagctgcacGGGGAGATGGGCTACGCTGCCCCCGCCCCCTTCTTCCACACCTTCGCTTCCCAC GAGGGTCCGGCAGGGCTGAACTTTGCGGACGAGGGGGAGGCGGCCGCCTTCGAGGGGCTGGTCCAGGAGCGGCTGCGCCGGCGACAGCAGCGGGCGG aGAAGCGGCAGCTCCcgcccccgccaccccccagcGATG AGCGCCGCGGGAGCCTGCCCCGGGCCCCTATGGCCACCGCCGACGGCAGCG CCCCCCCACTCCCGGCCGTGCCTATCGCCAACCCCGACATCACGGCATCCCGCTACCGGGGGCTGCCCAGTCCCACGGGGCCCACGGCGGGACCCACGGCGAGCCCCACAGCCAGTGAACAGAAGAAAGGCCGCAAGAAGATCTCCAAGGCTGACATCGGGGCCCCTTCCGGCTTCAA GCACGTCGGTCACATCGGCTGGGACCCCAACAACGGCTTTGAT GTGGCGGCGCTGGACCCTGCCCTGCGGGCGCTCTTCGCCCGGGCTGGCATCAGCGAGGCGCAACTGGCCGACGCCGAGACCTCCCGCCTCATCCACGACTTCATCCAGGGCCGGGGCGGGCTGCAGGCCGTGCGGGAGGAGATGCGCCGGCAGG GtccccctcccccgccgggccgggggggcaccccgcccccccccccaccccccgccggACCCTCCCGCGGCCGCTCGGGGCCgttgcccccgcccccccctccagggggccccccgccccccccccgcgggggtCCCCCCGCTGCCCCGCCCACCCGGCCCGTCGCCCCGCccccgggccgcggccccgcccctccgggtgctgccgcggccccgccccctcccccgcctcccccacccccgccgccccccggcggcggcgccggcggctcccccgccccccccccggcccggggggctcTGCTGGACCAGATCCGCCAGGGCGTGACCCTGAACAAG acccccgaGGCCCCCGAGGGCGGTGGTGGCAGCCCCGGTgcgggggggctggtgggggcccTGATGGACGTCATGCAGAAGCGCAGCAGAGTCATCCACTCCTCGG aCGAGGCTGAGGACGgcgaggatgaggatgaggacgACGAGTGGGACGACTga